From the Purpureocillium takamizusanense chromosome 6, complete sequence genome, one window contains:
- a CDS encoding uncharacterized protein (SMCOG1106:major facilitator transporter~EggNog:ENOG503NU7U~TransMembrane:12 (i44-62o82-101i113-130o136-160i172-193o205-227i274-294o314-334i341-360o366-389i401-421o433-454i)~antiSMASH:Cluster_6.1~COG:G) yields MTVKTDGLDAHTAKGMEEQRHAHVRDEVYIDPAAEKALLRKLDMWIIPPVMLLYLLSFLDRVNIGNARLYGLEEDLGLTGSQYQIAVSLLFVTYILSELPSNLVIKKFTPSRWLSFITTAWGIVATLTGIVQSYGGLIACRIILGALEGGLFPGLTIYLTMFYTKREYALRIGYLFVSAAIAGSMGGLLAYAIGHMDGVAGLRGWRWIIILEGIPTFILGISIWFWLADTPDSAWYLTIQERELIDLRMRQQIGHTKSSSQMHKKDVYEGLKDWKIWLFCVGQFGGDAILYGYSTFLPTIIRGLGQWSAAQVQALTIPCYALGAISYLVVAWLSDRSQRRAVFTVIFGVICTAGYAILVSDSPGGVRYFGCFLVAMGLYVVVGVPLAWLPSNNPRYGKRTVATGLQLTIGNSAGIPAPFLYPTTDGPRFVKGHAISMALMAMSTVIYLAFWAWFRRQNQRKASGKEDHRIQGLTEEETEELGEYNPRFKYTY; encoded by the exons ATGACGGTAAAgacggacggcctcgacgcccacacAGCAAAGGGGATGGAAGAGCAGCGCCATGCGCACGTCCGGGATGAAGTCTATATCGACCCAGCAGCCGAAAAGGCCCTCCTTCGCAAACTCGACATGTGGATCATCCCGCCCGTCATGCTCCTGTATCTTCTCAGCTTCCTCGACCGCGTCAACATCGGCAACGCGCGCTTGtacggcctcgaggaggacctcGGTCTGACGGGAAGCCAGTACCAGATCGCTGTGTCGCTGCTCTTCGTCACCTACATTCTCTCCGAACTGCCTTCCAACCTGGTCATCAAGAAGTTTACACCCTCGCGATGGCTCTCGTTCATCACCACGGCCTGGGGAATCGTTGCAACCTTGACCGGCATCGTGCAGAGTTACGGGGGCCTCATCGCGTGCcgcatcatcctcggcgctCTCGAAGGCGGTCTCTTTCCCGGTCTCACCATTTATCTCACCATGTTCTACACGAAGCGCGAATACGCCCTCCGAATCGGTTACCTCttcgtctccgccgccatcgccggctcCATGGGCGGACTCCTCGCCTACGCCATCGGCCACATGGACGGTGTTGCTGGCCTgcgcggctggcgatggatcatcatcctcgaggGCATTCCCACCTTCATTCTCGGCATCTCCATCTGGTTTTGGCTCGCTGACACACCGGACTCTGCATGGTACCTGACCATTCAGGAACGCGAACTTATCGATCTTCGAATGCGGCAGCAGATTGGTCATACCAAGTCTTCGAGCCAGATGCATAAGAAGGACGTATATGAGGGCCTTAAGGATTGGAAGATCTGGCTCTTTTGCGTCGGCCAATTTGGTGGCGACGCTATCCTTTATGGGTACTCGACTTTCTTGCCTACAATTATCCGTGGCCTGGGTCAGTGGAGTGCCGCTCAGGTGCAGGCTCTCACCATTCCTTGCTATGCATTGGGCGCCATCAGCTACCTCGTTGTTGCGTGGCTCTCGGACAGGAGCCAGCGTCGTGCCGTCTTCACTGTGATTTTCGGCGTCATCTGTACAGCCGGGTACGCCATTCTCGTCAGCGATTCTCCGGGGGGTGTCCGCTACTTTGGCTGCTTCCTTGTTGCCATGGGCCTGTATGTCGTGGTCGGTGTCCCTCTTGCCTGGCTTCCGAGCAACAATCCTCGTTACGGCAAGCGTACAGTTGCGACTGGTCTGCAGCTCACAATTGGCAATTCTGCCGGTATCCCGGCTCCATTT TTATATCCGACCACCGATGGCCCCCGGTTTGTCAAGGGACATGCCATCTCCATGGCCCTGATGGCCATGTCGACGGTTATCTATCTCGCCTTTTGGGCCTGGTTTCGCCGCCAAAACCAGAGGAAGGCTTCTGGCAAGGAGGATCATAGAATACAGGGTCTCACAGAGGAGGAGACTGAGGAGCTCGGAGAGTATAACCCTCGTTTTAAGTATACCTATTAA
- a CDS encoding uncharacterized protein (antiSMASH:Cluster_6.1~EggNog:ENOG503P745), whose product MTLTTKRGLSVHISLFIAPENVSRFFEAFKPVYEKTLAEPECLFIEAYLASDDPGHIRLVENWDASVEFLKARSGREEFKDYFAFIETLFVKPRRIEVFNRLDGFYAARE is encoded by the exons ATGACTTTGACCACCAAGCGCGGGCTCAGCGTCCACATCTCTCTCTTCATCGCGCCAGAGAACGTGTCCAGATTCTTCGAAGCGTTCAAACCCGTATACGAGAAAACACTGGCCGAGCCGGAGTGTCTGTTCATCGAGGCCTACCTGGCAAGCGATGACCCCGGGCAtatccgcctcgtcgagaaCTG GGATGCTTCAGTAGAGTTTCTCAAG GCAAGATCTGGTAGGGAAGAGTTCAAGGACTATTTTGCATTTATAGAGACGCTTTTTGTGAAGCCGCGCCGTATTGAGGTGTTTAACCGCTTGGACGGCTTCTATGCTGCACGAGAGTAG